In a single window of the Thunnus thynnus chromosome 9, fThuThy2.1, whole genome shotgun sequence genome:
- the sash3 gene encoding SAM and SH3 domain-containing protein 3, whose translation MLRRRPSNASEKEQVQKKKLTLQRSSSFKDFMKHKPTSPVVADKEFSLEDTVPEGVTAEEAVKSGSKLGKKWRNVISRTMTRKTSKMVQKALAEEGGESGEELSPVSGDWHPDLAGQRTSVCSTGSEDTMPSPVTRQLSGSSDRQSLDSGYCQRDSMRLEENGLSYTGPFCGRAMVHTDFTPSPYDVESLKLQKGDIIHIIEKPPVGTWTGKLNNKVGSFKFIYVNLLPDESPPARRKRNSSNARRAKSKPKTLEEVLDSICLTELSSLLSMHGFQSLEDFAGLKESHLNELNITDPEQRSKILNATELLRDSEDESEPEEGDRSVEDAKEPRDSGCFESSENLEPKTEEDEVSEETNKESNKQEEESEQQGENQTEQLEVVQEQLEELTVDEGS comes from the exons atgttgaGGCGAAGGCCTTCAAATGCCTCGGAGAAGGAGCAggtgcagaagaagaag CTCACGCTGCAGAGGTCCAGCAGCTTCAAGGATTTCATGAAGCACAAACCCACCTCTCCTGTCGTGGCGGATAAGGAGTTCTCCTTGGAGGACACT GTGCCAGAAGGTGTAACAGCAGAGGAAGCAGTGAAAAGTGGCAGCAAACTGGGCAAGAAATGGCGCAACGTCATCTCACGTACAATGACCCGCAAAACATCCAAGATGGTGCAGAAGGCTCTGGCTGAAGAAGGG GGGGAGAGCGGTGAGGAGCTGTCCCCCGTCTCCGGTGACTGGCACCCGGACCTGGCAGGACAAAGGACGTCTGTGTGCTCCACAGGGTCCGAGGACACCATGCCCAGCCCGGTCACCCGCCAGCTCTCCGGCA GTAGTGACAGACAGAGCTTGGACAGCGGATACTGCCAGAGGGACAGCATGAGACTGGAGGAGAACGGCCTTTCTTACACCGGACCCTTCTGTGGCCGCGCTATGGTTCACACCGACTTCACTCCCAGCCCTTATGATGTGGAGTCTCTGAAACTCCAA AAAGGTGACATCATCCACATCATCGAGAAGCCCCCCGTGGGGACGTGGACAGGGAAGCTCAACAACAAGGTGGGCTCCTTTAAGTTCATCTACGTCAACCTCCTGCCTGACGAGAGCCCCCCAGCCAGGCGGAAACGCAACAGCAGCAACGCCCGCAGAGCCAAATCCAAACCCAAAACCCTGGAGGAGGTCTTGGACAGCATCTGTCTGACG GAGCTGAGTTCTTTGCTGTCCATGCACGGTTTCCAGAGCCTGGAGGACTTTGCAGGCTTGAAGGAGTCTCACCTCAATGAGCTGAACATCACCGACCCAGAGCAGCGCTCCAAGATCCTGAACGCCACTGAACTGCTCAGAGACT CTGAAGATGAATCTGAGCCAGAAGAGGGGGACAGATCTGTGGAGGACGCCAAGGAGCCGAGAGATTCAGGCTGTTTTGAGAGCTCAGAGAACCTGGAGCcaaagacagaggaggacgaGGTGTCAGAGGAGACAAACAAAGAGTCCAATAAACAAGAGGAAGAGTCGGAGCAGCAGGGCGAGAACCAGACAGAGCAGCTGGAGGTTGTGCAGGAGCAACTGGAGGAGCTGACAGTGGACGAAGGGTCTTGa